acagagtgaggctccatctcaaaaaaataataaataaataaataataaaaaaagaaaaaaattagccagctgtggtggctcatgcatgtggtcccagctacttaggaggctgagtcaggagggttgctcaagcccaggagctggaggctgcagtgagctatgatcatgccactgcactccagcctgggcaatagagcaagacctgttctcaaataataataatagaaaaataaataatttatataagtcTTAATATATAAAGTTGAGGAAATCTCTCAGAAAGTAGaacagaaatacaaatggaaaaataaaaaagaaaagataattagaGGATGAATCCATAAGGTTGACCATTAGATTAACAGGAGTTCTGGAAATacagaagaaatggaagaaaattatcaaagaaactGAGTTTCCAGAGTGGCAGAGCCTGCTGAGTGCCCAGCATAAtgaaagaagacaaaacaaaggaaaaacattaTGGCACATCATCATGAAATTttttaacacaaaggataaagagaaaatcaaaaatCTTGGTGATAGGAGGTGAGGAGGGGGCAGGGAAAGGGCAACAGGTTACTTATGAAAGAGCAGGTAATAGGAATAGCATATTTGTCAGTAGTAACATTAGTGGCTAGAAGACGATATAGGGAGGCTTTCAAAATTCTGAGACAAAATACGTTTTCATTCTAGAACTCCTATACTAAGCCATATTATCAGTCAAGTATGAGgaataaataagtatatttttaggCCTGCAAGGATCAGAAATTTACCCCTCATCCCCACATAACTTTTCTTAGGAAACCACTGGAGGATATGCTCTAGTAAaacaagaaagacagaaaaaaaaaatcctaaaatttgtatggaacaaAAAgtccaaatagtcaaagcaatcctaagcaaaaagaacaaagctagaggcatcacactgcctgaatttaaaatatactgcAAGGCtctaataaccaaaacagcatggtattgataTAAAAACACAGACCAAGAGAAcaaaaagagaacccagaaataaatccacgtacagccaattgatttttgacaaaggtaccaagcACATACCTTGGGGAAaaatgttgttgggaaaactggctatccatatccagaagaatgaaactaaactCCTGTCTCTCACCATTTTGAGTCTCTATACATATCAAAATGTATAGAGACTCAAAATGTCTCTATACATTTTGAGTtgcaaaaaatcaactcaaaatgtatagggaaaagaaagagagatcggATTGTTTCTGTGTCTATctagaaaaaggaagacaaaagaaactccattttgatctgtactaagaaaaattgttctgctttgagatgctgttaatctgtaactcttgtcccaaccctgtgctcacaaaaacatgtgctGTATTGACTCCAGGTTTAagggatttagggctgtgcaagatgtgctttgttaaaaatgtttttgcagccaggcgcagtggctcatgcctgtaatcccagcactttaggaggccgaggcgggcagatcatgaggccaggagatcgagatcatcttggctaatatggtgaaaccccatctgtactaaaaatacaaaagattaaccaggcgtggtggcgggcgcctgtagtcccacctactcgggaggctgacgcgggagaatggcatgaacctgggaggcggagcttgcagttagccgagatcgagccactgcactccagcctgggtgacagagcaagactctgtctcaaaaaaaaaaaaaaaaaaaaaaatcacacctgtaatcccagcactttgggaggctgaggtgggcagatcatgaggtctggagatcgagatcatcctggccaacacggtgaaatcgcatctctactaaaaatacaataaattagccgggcgtagtggtgggcgcctgtagtcccagctactcgggaggctgaggcaggagaatggcatgaacccaggaggcagagcttgcagtgagccgagatcgtgccactgcactgcactccagcctgggcgacagagcgagactccttctcaaaaaaaaaaaaaaaaaaaaagtgtttgcaggcagtatgctttgtggaagtcatcgccattctccattctctattaaccagggacacaatgcactgtagaaggccacagggacccctgcccaagaaagcctgggtattgtccagGTTTCCCCCgactgagacagcctgagatatggcctcgtgggaagggaaagaccttagagccccccagcctgacacccgtaaagggtctgtgctaaGGAGGgttagtgaaagaggaaggcctctatGTGGTTGaaataagaggaaggcatctgtctcctgcacgtccctgggaatggaatgtcttagTGTAAAACCCGACCGTACATTCTacttactgagataggagaaaacctcCTTATGGCTGGAGATGAGACATGCTGGTGGCAATACTGCTGTGTTACTCTTTACTGCACTGAGGTGTTTATGTACGCTTAAACATAAATCTAATGATTGTGCACATCCAGGCACAGCACCttttcttaaacttatttatgacacagagTCTTTGCTCACTTGTTCTTccgctgaccctctccccaccttcACCCTATAGCCCCACCACATTCCCCTTGCCGAGATAGTAAAGgtagtgatcaataaatactgagggaactcagagaccagcgCCAGTGCAGGTCCTCACTtgctgagtgccggtcccctgggcccacttttcttccgctatactttgtctctatgtcttatttccttttctcagtctctcatctccGCCTTgtgagaaatacccacaggtgtggaggggcaggcacTCTTCATCTGGTGCCCAGTGTGGGTTCCTTTCTCTACGGTGAAGATACGCTAGAGCGTGATCATTGAAGACAAATCGACGAGAGATTCCTGAAGACTTCCACGGTCAGCCTTGTGGTAAGCTTGTGCACTCAGAGAAACCCAGGGTAAGAATGGGTCAAACTGAAAGCAAATATGCCTCTTATCTCAGCTTcattaaagttattttaagaagAGGGGGAGTTAGAGCCTCTACAGAAATCTAATCacactatttcaaacaatagaacaATTCTGCCCATGGTTTCCAGAACAGGGAACATTAGATCTAAAAGAttgggaaaaaaatggcaaagaattaaaacaagcaaATAGGGAGGATAAAATCATCTCACTTACAGTATGGAATGATTGGGCCATTATTAAAATAGCTTTAGAATCGTTTCAAACAGAAGAAGATAGCGTTTCAGTTTCTGATGCCCCTGAAAGCTGTGTAATAGATTGTGAAGAAGAGGCAGGGACAAAATTCGAGAAAGTAACGGAAAGTTCACAGTATAAAAAGGTAGAAGagtctggctgggtgcagtggctcacacctgtaatcccagcactttgggaggctgaggcggatggatcacaaggtcaggagatcgagaccgtcctggctaacacagtgaaaccctgtctctacttaaaaaaatacaaaaaattagccaggcgtcatggcaggtgtctgtaatcccagctactcgggaggctgaggcaggagaatggtgtgaacccgggaggcagagcttgcagtgaaccaagatggcgccactgcactccagccttggcaacagagcgagactctgtctcaaaaaaaaaaaaaaaaaaagggtagaagAGTCTGTAATGGCTCAGTCAATGGAAAATGGTGACTACAACCAATTACAGGAGGTAATATATTATGAACCATCAAAATTGGGGGGAAAGGTCTAGAACTATTGGGGCCATCAGAGTCTAAACCACGATGGCCAACTCCTCCTCCCACAGTTCAGATGCCCGTAACATTACAACCTAAAATGCAGGTTAGTCAAGTACAAACCCCAAGAGAATATCAGATAGAAGAGGATAGAGTCTCTATCACAGCAATGCCAATCCAGATACAGTATTCACAATATCAGCTGGTAGAAAGTAAGACCCAACGGCTGGTACCCTATCAATACTGGCCGCCAGCCAAACTTCAGTATCAGCCGCCCCCAGAAAATCTGTATGGACAGCCAGGAATGTTTCCAGCACCACAGGGCATGCAGGGCGCTATAGCCTCAGCTGCTCATTATGAGACTTAATCCTACACCACCACATAGTGGACAGGATGGTGCATTACATGAAATTATTGAGAAGGCAAGAAAACAAGGAGAGATACTGAGGGGTTTCAATTTCAAGAAATATTAAAGCCCATACTACCTGGAGAAGGGGCCTCCCCAAGCTGATGCCAGATATGAGGCCTTTTctataaaaatgctaaaagacATGAAAGAGGGAGTAAAACAGTATGGACCCAATTCTCCTTATATGAGAACATTATTAGATTCCATTGCTCATGGAAATAGACTTATTCCTCATGACTGGGAAATTTTGGCCAAATCATCACTCTCACCTTCtcaatttttacaatttaagaCCTGGTGGATTGATGGGGTACAACAACAGATCCAAAAAATAGGGCCACCAATCCCAGTTAACATAGATGcaggtaaaaaatagaaaaattaaaccacaaaaaatagaaataagaagacacattaaaaacattaaatgactttcaaaaattgcTAGGAGATATTAATTGGATTCGGCCAATTTTAGGCATTCCTACTTATGCCATGTCAAATTTGTTCTCTATCTTAAGAGGGGACCTGGACTTAAATAGTAAAAGAATATTAACCCCAGAGGCAGCAAAAGAAATTGAATTAGTTGAAGAAAAAATTTGGCCAGCACAAGTAAATAGAATAGATCCCTTGGCCCCACTCCAACTTTTGATTTTTGCTATTGCACATTCTCTGACAGGCATCGTTGTTCAAAATACTGATCTTGTGGAGTGGTCATTCCTTCCTCACAGTACAATTAAGACTTTTACATTGCATCAAATAGCTACATTAATTGGTCAGGCAAGGTTATGAATAATAAAATTGTGTGGCAGTGACCCAGACAAAATCATTGTTCCTTTAAACAAGGAACAGGCTAGACAAGCCTTTATCAATTCTTGTACATGGCAGACTGGTCTTGCTGATTTTGTGGGAATTATTGACAATCattacacaaaaacaaaaaccttccagtttttaaaattgactaCTTGGATTTTACCTAAAATTACCAGACATAAACCTTTAGAAAATGCTCTGACGGTGTTTACTGATGGTTCCAGCAATGAAAAAGTGACTTACATTGGGCCAAAAGAACAAGTCATCGAAACTCAATATCACTGGGCTCAAAGAGCAGAGTTGGTTACAGTCATTACAGTGTTACAAGATTTTAATCAGCCTATTAATATTGTATCAGATTCTGCATATGTAATACAGGCTACAAGGGATGTTGAGACAGCCCTAATCAAATATAGTATGGATGATCAGTTAAACCAGCTGTTCAATTTATTACAACAAACTGTAAGAAAAAGtaatttcccattttatattaCTCACATTCGAGCACACACTAATTTACCAGGGTCTTTAACTAAAGCAAATGAACAAGCTGACTTACTGGTATCATCTGCATTCATAAAAGCAGAAGAACTTCATGCTTTGACTCATGTAAATGCAgcaggattaaaaaataaatttgatatcTCATGGAAACAGGCAAAAAATATTGTATAACATTGCATCCAGAGTCAAGTCCTACACCTGCCCACTCAAGAGGCAGCAGTTAATCCCAGAGGTCTATGTCCTAATGCGTtatggcaaatggatgtcacacatgTATCTTCATTTGGAAAATTATCATTTGTCCATGTGACAGTTGATACTTATTCACATTTCATATGGGCAACTTGCGAGACAGGAGAAAGTACTTCCcatgttaaaaaacatttattatattcttttgctCTCATGGAAGTTCcggaaaaaatgaaaactgacaATGGGCCAGGATACTGTAGTAAAACATTCCAAAAATTCTTAAATCAGTGGAAAATTACACATACAACAGGAATTCCCTATAATTCCCAAGGATAGGCCATAGTTGAAAGAACTAATAGAACACTCAAAACCCAATTGgttaaacaaaaaagaaggggGAGACAGTAAGGAGTGTACCACTCCTCAGATGCAACTTAATGTAGCACTctgtactttaaatttttttaacatttatggaAATTAGACTACTACCTCTGCAAAACAACATCTTACTGGTAAAAAGAACAGCCCACATGAAGGAAAACTAATTTGGTggaaagacaacaaaaataaaacatgggaaATAGGGAAGGTGGTAACATGGGGGAGAGGTTTTGTTTGTGTTTCACCAGGGGTAAATCAGCTTCCTGTTTAGATACCAACTAGACATTTGAAATTCTACAATGAACCCATCAGAGATGCAAAGAAAATCACCTCTGCAGAGACGGAGACACCACAGTCGAGCACCATCGACTCGCCAGATGAACAAAATGGTGATATCGGAAGAACAGATGAAGTTGCCATCCACCAAGAAAGCGGAGCCACCAACTTGGGCACAACTGAAAAAGCTGACACAGTTCTCTGAAGAAAGCCTAGAGAACACAAGGGTGACACAAACTCCAGAGAGTATGCTGCTTGCAGCTTTGATGATTGTATCAATGGTGGTAAGTCTCCCCATGTCTGCAGGAGCAGCTGCAGCTAATTGTACCTACTGGGCCTATGTGCCTTTCCCACCCTTAATTCGGGCAGTCACATGGATGGATAATCCTATTGAAGTAGATGTTAATAATAGTGCATGGGTACCTGGCCCCATAGAGGATCGTTGCCCTGCCCAACTCGAGGAAGAAGGAATGATGATGAATGTTTCAACTGGGTATCATTATCCTCCTATTTGCCTAGGGAGGGCACAAGGATGCTTAATGCCTGAAACCCAAAATTGGTTGGTAGAAGTACCTACTGTCAGTACCACCAGTAGATTTACTTATCACGTGGTAAGTGCAATGTCACTCAGGCCACAGGTAAATTATTTACAGGACCCTTCTCATCAAAGATCATTATAATCTAGGTCTAAGGGGAAGCCTTGCCCCAAGGAAATTCCCAAAGGATCAAAAAGCCCAGAAGTTTTAGTTTGGGAAGAATGTATGGCTGATAGTGCAGTGATACTACAAAACAATGAATTCGGAACTATTATAGATTGGGCATCTCGAGGTCAGTTCTACCGCAGTGGCACAGGACAAACTCAATCTTGTTCCAGTGCACATGTGAGTCCGGCTGTGAACAGTGACTTCAGAGAAGGTTTAgataaaaataagtacaaaagGTTAGAATCTCCCTACCCTTGGgaatggagagaaaaaggaatctcTGCTCCAAGACCAAAGATAATAAGTCCTGTCATTGGTCCTGAACATCTAGAATTACGGAGGCTTACTGTGGCCTCTCACCACATTGGAATTTGGTCTGGAAATCAAGTTATAGGAACAAAAGACCATAAGCCATCTTATACTGTTGACCTAAATTCCAGTCTGACAATTCCTTTGCAAAGTTGTGTAAAACCCCCTTATAAGCTAATTGTAGGAAACATAGGTATTAAACCAGATTCCCAAACTATAACCTGTGAAAATTGTAGATTGTTTACTTGCATTGATTCTACTTTTAATTGGCAGCACCGTATTCTACTAGTGAGAGCAAGAGAGGGCATGTGGATCCCTGTGTCCATGGACCGACCGTGGGAGGCTTTGCCATCCGTCCATATTTTGACTGAAGTattaaaaggagttctaaatagatccaaaagattcatttttactttgattGCAGTGATTATGGGATTAATTGCAGTCACAGCTATGGCTGCTGTGGCAGGAGTTGCGTTGCACTCTTCTGTTCAGACAGTATGCTTTGTTAACAATTGGcaaaaaaattctacaagattGTGGAATTCACAATCTGGTATTGATCAAAAATTGGCAAACCCAATTAATGATCTTAGACAAACTGTCATTTGGATGGGAGATAAGCTCATGAGCTTGGAAATCATTTTCAGTTACACTGTGACTGGAATACATCAGATTTTTGTATTACACCCCGAGCCTATAATGAGTCTGAGCATCACTGGGACATGGTTAGATGCCATCTACAGGGAAGGGACGATAATCTTACTTTagacatttcaaaattaaaagagcaAATTTTCAAAGTATCAAAAGCCAATTTACATTTCTTACCAGGAACTTAGGCAATCGCAGGAGCTGCTGATGGCTTCACAAATCTTAACCCTGTCACTTGGGTTAAAACCCTCAGAAGTTCCACTGTTGAAAATTTTGTATTAATCCTTGTGTGCCTATTCTGTCTGTTGTTAGTCTACAGGTGTACCCAGCAGCTCTGAAGAGACAGTGACCATCAAGAACAGGCCATGATGATGGCGGTTTTGtcaaaagaaaagggggaagtgtgaagaaaagaaaaagagatcagGTTGTTACTGTGTCTATctagaaaaaggaagacaaaagaaactctattttgatctgtactaagaaaaattgttctgctttgagatgctgttaGTCTGTAACTCTTgtcccaaccctgtgctcacaaaaacatgtgctgtattgactcaaggtttaagggagggctgtgcaggatgtgctttgttaaaaatgtttttgcagGCAATATGCTTTGtgaaagtcatcgccattctccattctctattaaccagggacacaatgcactgtggaaggccgcagggaccccttcccaagaaagcctgggtattgtccagGTTTCCCCacactgagacagcctgagatatggcctcgtgggaagggaaagaccttacatccccccagcccgacacccgtaaagggtctgtgctaaGGAGGgttagtgaaagaggaaggcctctatgcagttgagataagaggatgGCATCTGTCTCCTGCACGTCCCTGGGATTggatgtctcagtgtaaaaccgaCCATACattctattctgagataggagaaaaccaccttatggctggaggtgagacatcaTGGTGGCAATACTGCTCTGTTACTCTTTATACTGCACTGAGGTGCTTATGTAAGCTTAAACATAAATCTAGTGATTGTGCACATCCAAGCACAGCACCttttcttaaacttatttatgacacagagTCTTTGCTCACATGTTcttctgctgaccctctccccaccttcACCCTATAGCCCCACCACACTCCCCTCGCCAAGATAGTAAagatagtgatcaataaatatggAGGGAACCAGAGACCAGTGCCAGTGCAGGTCCTCACTtgctgagtgccggtcccctgggcccacttttcttcctctatactttgtctccgtgtcttatttttttctcagtctctcatctccACCTTgcgagaaatacccacaggtgtggaggggcaggctcccttcaaaaatgcattaaaaattaaatgtacccCAAACTAtagaactactagaagaaaacatggggaaaCACTCTAGGATATTGGtttaggcaaagactttatgactaagacctcaaaagcacaggcaacaaaa
The Pongo pygmaeus isolate AG05252 chromosome 21, NHGRI_mPonPyg2-v2.0_pri, whole genome shotgun sequence DNA segment above includes these coding regions:
- the LOC129021700 gene encoding endogenous retrovirus group K member 19 Rec protein-like, with protein sequence MNPSEMQRKSPLQRRRHHSRAPSTRQMNKMVISEEQMKLPSTKKAEPPTWAQLKKLTQFSEESLENTRVTQTPESMLLAALMIVSMVSTGVPSSSEETVTIKNRP